In Equus caballus isolate H_3958 breed thoroughbred chromosome 25, TB-T2T, whole genome shotgun sequence, one DNA window encodes the following:
- the C8G gene encoding complement component C8 gamma chain isoform X6, with protein sequence MGGAAGQAEGCGLRPGAGWALRHGSRALPRSAGSRSDVQDEAEFMRSLAGAGDPGPGRRFEEGGGLTWTSWPGFLGSTGQWTLTWELAIPPSASPSPVMVTAAAMLPPRTVLLTLLLAAASLGQRAQRPPRPLSPISTIQPKANFDAQQVQLGEVGGQELARLCRGQARAAPHSLCPHMARPQFAGTWLLVAVASSCRFLQEQGHRAEATALHLAPQGTAMIASTFQKLDGICWQVRQLYRDMGGPGRFQLQARGARGAIDVVVGETDYRSFAILYLERARRLSVKLYSTSTSRSLPVSDTALSVFEQRVQGANLTEDHILFFPKYGFCEAADQFHVLDGEWAGLARSAGRAGAPGLLAA encoded by the exons ATGGGCGGGGCTGCGGGCCAGGCAGAGGGTTGCGGTTTGAGACCCGGTGCCGGGTGGGCCCTGA GACATGGCTCCAGGGCCCTGCCACGAAGTGCAGGGTCGAGGTCAGATGTCCAGGATGAGGCTGAGTTCATGAGGAGCCTGGCAGGAGCCGGGGACCCTGGCCCAGGGCGGAGGtttgaggagggaggaggactgACGTGGACTTCCTGGCCGGGGTTCCTGGGCAGCACCGGACAGTGGACTCTGACCTGGGAATTGGCCATCCCGCCCtcagcctcccccagccccgtcATGGTCACTGCCGCTGCCATGCTGCCCCCCAGGACTGTACTCTTGACTCTGCTCTTGGCCGCAGCCTCCCTGGGCCAGAGGGCTCAGAGACCCCCTCGGCCCCTGTCCCCCATCAGCACCATTCAGCCCAAGGCCAACTTCGACGCTCAGCAGGTACagttgggggaggtgggggggcagGAGCTTGCCCGGCTTTGCAGGGGTCAGGCCCGGGCAGCCCCCCATtccctgtgccctcacatggcccGCCCTCAGTTTGCAGGGACATGGCTCCTCGTGGCTGTGGCCTCCTCGTGCCGCTTCCTGCAGGAGCAAGGCCACCGGGCTGAGGCAACCGCATTGCACCTGGCTCCCCAGGGCACAGCCATGATTGCCAGCACCTTCCAAAAGCT GGATGGGATCTGCTGGCAGGTGCGGCAGCTCTACAGAGACATGGGTGGCCCGGGCCGCTTCCAGCTCCAAG CCCGAGGTGCCCGTGGGGCGATCGACGTGGTTGTTGGGGAGACGGACTACCGGAGCTTCGCCATCCTGTACCTGGAGCGGGCACGGCGGCTGTCGGTGAAGCTGTACAGTACGTCCACAT CCCGCTCGCTCCCTGTGAGCGACACAGCCCTGAGTGTGTTTGAGCAGCGGGTCCAGGGGGCCAACCTGACCGAGGACCACATCTTGTTCTTCCCTAAGTATG GTTTCTGTGAGGCTGCAGACCAGTTCCACGTCTTGGATGGTgagtgggcagggctggcccgCAGTGCCGGGAGGGCGGGCGCCCCAGGGCTCCTCGCCGCCTGA
- the C8G gene encoding complement component C8 gamma chain isoform X8 has protein sequence MGGAAGQAEGCGLRPGAGWALRHGSRALPRSAGSRSDVQDEAEFMRSLAGAGDPGPGRRFEEGGGLTWTSWPGFLGSTGQWTLTWELAIPPSASPSPVMVTAAAMLPPRTVLLTLLLAAASLGQRAQRPPRPLSPISTIQPKANFDAQQVQLGEVGGQELARLCRGQARAAPHSLCPHMARPQFAGTWLLVAVASSCRFLQEQGHRAEATALHLAPQGTAMIASTFQKLDGICWQVRQLYRDMGGPGRFQLQARGARGAIDVVVGETDYRSFAILYLERARRLSVKLYSTSTSRSLPVSDTALSVFEQRVQGANLTEDHILFFPKYGFCEAADQFHVLDEVSR, from the exons ATGGGCGGGGCTGCGGGCCAGGCAGAGGGTTGCGGTTTGAGACCCGGTGCCGGGTGGGCCCTGA GACATGGCTCCAGGGCCCTGCCACGAAGTGCAGGGTCGAGGTCAGATGTCCAGGATGAGGCTGAGTTCATGAGGAGCCTGGCAGGAGCCGGGGACCCTGGCCCAGGGCGGAGGtttgaggagggaggaggactgACGTGGACTTCCTGGCCGGGGTTCCTGGGCAGCACCGGACAGTGGACTCTGACCTGGGAATTGGCCATCCCGCCCtcagcctcccccagccccgtcATGGTCACTGCCGCTGCCATGCTGCCCCCCAGGACTGTACTCTTGACTCTGCTCTTGGCCGCAGCCTCCCTGGGCCAGAGGGCTCAGAGACCCCCTCGGCCCCTGTCCCCCATCAGCACCATTCAGCCCAAGGCCAACTTCGACGCTCAGCAGGTACagttgggggaggtgggggggcagGAGCTTGCCCGGCTTTGCAGGGGTCAGGCCCGGGCAGCCCCCCATtccctgtgccctcacatggcccGCCCTCAGTTTGCAGGGACATGGCTCCTCGTGGCTGTGGCCTCCTCGTGCCGCTTCCTGCAGGAGCAAGGCCACCGGGCTGAGGCAACCGCATTGCACCTGGCTCCCCAGGGCACAGCCATGATTGCCAGCACCTTCCAAAAGCT GGATGGGATCTGCTGGCAGGTGCGGCAGCTCTACAGAGACATGGGTGGCCCGGGCCGCTTCCAGCTCCAAG CCCGAGGTGCCCGTGGGGCGATCGACGTGGTTGTTGGGGAGACGGACTACCGGAGCTTCGCCATCCTGTACCTGGAGCGGGCACGGCGGCTGTCGGTGAAGCTGTACAGTACGTCCACAT CCCGCTCGCTCCCTGTGAGCGACACAGCCCTGAGTGTGTTTGAGCAGCGGGTCCAGGGGGCCAACCTGACCGAGGACCACATCTTGTTCTTCCCTAAGTATG GTTTCTGTGAGGCTGCAGACCAGTTCCACGTCTTGGATG AAGTGAGCAGGTGA
- the C8G gene encoding complement component C8 gamma chain isoform X3, whose protein sequence is MGGAAGQAEGCGLRPGAGWALRHGSRALPRSAGSRSDVQDEAEFMRSLAGAGDPGPGRRFEEGGGLTWTSWPGFLGSTGQWTLTWELAIPPSASPSPVMVTAAAMLPPRTVLLTLLLAAASLGQRAQRPPRPLSPISTIQPKANFDAQQVQLGEVGGQELARLCRGQARAAPHSLCPHMARPQFAGTWLLVAVASSCRFLQEQGHRAEATALHLAPQGTAMIASTFQKLDGICWQVRQLYRDMGGPGRFQLQARGARGAIDVVVGETDYRSFAILYLERARRLSVKLYSTSTSRSLPVSDTALSVFEQRVQGANLTEDHILFFPKYGECLVSLSGLPCSLCVYPTCATSDLCLGPQVSVRLQTSSTSWMK, encoded by the exons ATGGGCGGGGCTGCGGGCCAGGCAGAGGGTTGCGGTTTGAGACCCGGTGCCGGGTGGGCCCTGA GACATGGCTCCAGGGCCCTGCCACGAAGTGCAGGGTCGAGGTCAGATGTCCAGGATGAGGCTGAGTTCATGAGGAGCCTGGCAGGAGCCGGGGACCCTGGCCCAGGGCGGAGGtttgaggagggaggaggactgACGTGGACTTCCTGGCCGGGGTTCCTGGGCAGCACCGGACAGTGGACTCTGACCTGGGAATTGGCCATCCCGCCCtcagcctcccccagccccgtcATGGTCACTGCCGCTGCCATGCTGCCCCCCAGGACTGTACTCTTGACTCTGCTCTTGGCCGCAGCCTCCCTGGGCCAGAGGGCTCAGAGACCCCCTCGGCCCCTGTCCCCCATCAGCACCATTCAGCCCAAGGCCAACTTCGACGCTCAGCAGGTACagttgggggaggtgggggggcagGAGCTTGCCCGGCTTTGCAGGGGTCAGGCCCGGGCAGCCCCCCATtccctgtgccctcacatggcccGCCCTCAGTTTGCAGGGACATGGCTCCTCGTGGCTGTGGCCTCCTCGTGCCGCTTCCTGCAGGAGCAAGGCCACCGGGCTGAGGCAACCGCATTGCACCTGGCTCCCCAGGGCACAGCCATGATTGCCAGCACCTTCCAAAAGCT GGATGGGATCTGCTGGCAGGTGCGGCAGCTCTACAGAGACATGGGTGGCCCGGGCCGCTTCCAGCTCCAAG CCCGAGGTGCCCGTGGGGCGATCGACGTGGTTGTTGGGGAGACGGACTACCGGAGCTTCGCCATCCTGTACCTGGAGCGGGCACGGCGGCTGTCGGTGAAGCTGTACAGTACGTCCACAT CCCGCTCGCTCCCTGTGAGCGACACAGCCCTGAGTGTGTTTGAGCAGCGGGTCCAGGGGGCCAACCTGACCGAGGACCACATCTTGTTCTTCCCTAAGTATGGTGAGTGCCTGGTGTCCCTCAGCGGCCTACCTTGCTCTCTTTGTGTGTACCCCACCTGTGCCACCTCTGACCTCTGCTTGGGCCCCCAGGTTTCTGTGAGGCTGCAGACCAGTTCCACGTCTTGGATG AAGTGA